Genomic DNA from Gimesia aquarii:
TGCGCGGGCTGGGAAACCAAAATAACAATCGAAGATATACCCCAGAGAGTGCCATTCAGAAAGATAATCAAGGATTGTTTCTTTACAAAATTCAAAACCGAAAGGCCACGAAACTGGGTCGAACGAATCCCATTCTCAAAGTAGAAAAAATGAGAGTCAAACTTGGTGAAGCACAAATCAAGATGCTGGGGCTTCTGACCTTTCAGGAAGTAGAGTTGATCACTCCTAATGAAGTCGATTTAGACACTGCGTTATTCACAGGGCCGATTACCGTTCCTTCACAGAAGGGAGTTATTTGGGATGGAAAAACCGTGTTAGAGGATCGTCGCCGCTGGCAGCTTCGCCCCGGCGATCTTGTCTCAGTGGAATTAGGTGTAGAAACACTGCCGGGATTTTATGTTCCCTTGAATTCCATCCGAATTGAGGGAAACCGAAAGTTTTTATTTAAGGTCAATCCTGATAAGAAAATACGGAAGGTCGAAATTGCCACGTTCGAAAATGTTGGCAAATTGATTCGTATCAAAGCAACAGGAAATACGAAATTAGATGCAGGAAGTCGTGTGGTTTTGGGACAAGCCCATTTTTTGAAAGACGGTGAAGCGGTCAACATCGTTGAAGAAGTCGAGGTGCGTCCATGAATCTGCCTGCATTATCGATGCGATACCGCACGATCGTAATTGTGCTGGTATCATTGCTGACTCTTTGGGGTGTTTTTCAGTATTTCAACATGCCTCGCCGAGAAGATCCGGAATATACAGTTCGAACTTGTACTGTGACGACTGCCTGGCCTGGTGTTCCTGCTTCAAAAGTAGAAGAACTCATCACTTACCCTCTTGAGAAAGAACTCGATAGCATAGACGACATCGATGTGATCTACTCGACAACCACAGTAGGTCTGTCGACGATCTTTATCGATGCGGAAGAAACCACAAGTAAGAGTGACATTGCCAATGTCTGGGATAAAGTTCGTGCAGAAGTGGCCAAAGTCAAGATGCCGGAAGCAGGCATCGTACCGATGGTAAATGATGAATATGGTGACACCTACATCATGCTCCATGCGATCTATCAGGTCCCTCCACCCGACGCAGATGAAATTCCAACAGCCAATGAATATTCGTTACGAGAACTCGATATCTTTGCGCAGAAACTACGTGACGAAATACGCTTTGTGGATGGTGTTGCTAAAGCAGACCTGTATGGGGTACGACAGGAAGCCATATATATTGAGACTGATGCTGGTAACTGGTCACAGCTAAAATTGACAACAGATAAATTACAAAAACTTGTTGAAGCACGAAATATTGTTGCATCAGGTGGTGATATTGATACGGAAGTGGGTCGATTTTCATTGAAGCCGACTGGGGAACTAGACTCGGTGGAACAATTAAAATCGATCGTGGTTGGCTCGACAAGTGGTACCAGCTATGTCAGTGGTCAAAATGAAAATACACCAACCAACCAATCCCCTGTATATCTTACTGACTTGGGACTCAATGTGATTCGTGATTATCAGGAACCTCCACCTGAAATTTCCCGCTTCACTTCACCTAAAATTTCGCGCCCCAGTGTGATTGTCGCGATTACAATGAAAACTGGTGCTAATGTGACAGAGCTTTGCGACAATGTTCGCCAGTTGATCACTCGTATGCAAAAAATTGATAGAACATTACCACCCGATTTGGCAGTGACGGCAGTATCAGATCAATCAGTCAATGTTGAAAATAAAATCAATGGTGTGGTTGTAAATGTGATGCAAGCCATTGTGATTGTAATAGTCGTTGTTTACCTCATTGTCGGTTTTCGATCGGCATTTGTGATGGCGGCAAATATCCCGATCGTTGTCTTCGCGGCATTGGCATTGCTTCCCTCTTTGGGAGTCGATCTCGAGCAAATTTCACTGGCTTCAATTATTGTAGCCTTGGGGCTACTAGTTGATAACGCCGTACAGGTTTGTGATCAATCACGAACAAACCAAATGCTCGGAATGCCGCCACAAAAAGCAACGATTCTTGGTTCAAACCAGGTCTCTATGGCTATGCTGGGAGGCACCCTAACGACAGTCTCAGCCTTCCTACCAATGCTGATTGGATTGATTGGTACAAAAAAAGAGTATGTGTATAGTCTGCCTGTTACACTGTCAGTGATTCTCGCAATGAGCTGGATTCTGGCAATGTCATTTTGCTCCATTCTGGCTGCTTCGTTTATCAGGCCACCCAAAGATCCTTTAAAACCGACGGCGCCACTTTCCTGGCTGGCAACAAAGATATTCAGTCGGAGTTCTAAAAAGCAAGATCCAAAAAATCCAATAGAGGAAGAGAGCAACCCTTTTCTGGATGGCTTTGGTAAGCTGGCAATGGGGGCGATCCGCTTCAAGTTTTTGACGATAGGTATTTCTGTATTGTTACTGATGTGGGCAATCATGCTGCCCGTCAGTTCTCAATTTTTCCCACGCGACTTACGGGACCAATTTGCGGTTGAGGTTTGGTTACCTGAAAATGCGGCTATAGAACAAACGAATCAAGCTGCTAAAGAGGTAGAACGTATACTTCAAAAACTCAGCCCCACAGTAGACCCCGAA
This window encodes:
- a CDS encoding efflux RND transporter permease subunit produces the protein MNLPALSMRYRTIVIVLVSLLTLWGVFQYFNMPRREDPEYTVRTCTVTTAWPGVPASKVEELITYPLEKELDSIDDIDVIYSTTTVGLSTIFIDAEETTSKSDIANVWDKVRAEVAKVKMPEAGIVPMVNDEYGDTYIMLHAIYQVPPPDADEIPTANEYSLRELDIFAQKLRDEIRFVDGVAKADLYGVRQEAIYIETDAGNWSQLKLTTDKLQKLVEARNIVASGGDIDTEVGRFSLKPTGELDSVEQLKSIVVGSTSGTSYVSGQNENTPTNQSPVYLTDLGLNVIRDYQEPPPEISRFTSPKISRPSVIVAITMKTGANVTELCDNVRQLITRMQKIDRTLPPDLAVTAVSDQSVNVENKINGVVVNVMQAIVIVIVVVYLIVGFRSAFVMAANIPIVVFAALALLPSLGVDLEQISLASIIVALGLLVDNAVQVCDQSRTNQMLGMPPQKATILGSNQVSMAMLGGTLTTVSAFLPMLIGLIGTKKEYVYSLPVTLSVILAMSWILAMSFCSILAASFIRPPKDPLKPTAPLSWLATKIFSRSSKKQDPKNPIEEESNPFLDGFGKLAMGAIRFKFLTIGISVLLLMWAIMLPVSSQFFPRDLRDQFAVEVWLPENAAIEQTNQAAKEVERILQKLSPTVDPEGNTQQRILGMRTMVGSGGARWYLGRNPEARKPNYAEILVRTTNAQYTHNLALQLQRIAQTGDSKLGISPVSNARVIPRELAMGPPVDAPIALRIFASGVARPGFGDLNVLRTWADRISDVLRNHPSTWDIHDTTGVPGFEMRVEIDNDQSNLAGVTNLDVAQTLNAYFSGQYLTTFNEDDHQIPVYLRLPPNQRGSLTELDSAFVEGRKGKVPLESIAKLEPRWEPARIDRRDLNRMIEIRARVKEGVLANDIISDVLASEEMQTLQSELPAGFWIEIAGEKGESIESEEQMGLCMIISFLLIVLCLVFQYNGIVKPIIILATLPLALIGALPGLYFTDNPLGFMPQLGILSLFGIVLNTAIIFFEFADSTIHEAIKNSDNSGPIAGLTRNEFRGCLITTVKKRLLPIFLTTATTIGGLIPLALSGGPLWEGMAWCMIYGLAVATMLTLLVIPALFAIFVEVFRIRPVSFVSDLAE